From one Streptomyces sp. N50 genomic stretch:
- a CDS encoding MBL fold metallo-hydrolase yields the protein MTGFRTLSSGLRALQPDAFGAEPSGERLARIRRSPHFKDGVFQNPGGNTNVRPSGGTMREMGKSYLDKEQRARRAPDGTLPVHATTLADLARPAATGLRLTWMGHSSVLAEIDGHRVLFDPVWGERCSPFPFAGPKRLHPAPLPIAALGPVDVVVISHDHYDHLDMPTIKALADTDTLFAVPLGVGAHLEHWGVSADRLRELDWHEETRVGGVTLTATPARHFCGRGLRNTQHTLWASWVVAGEEHRIYHSGDTGYFEGFKDIGAAHGPFDATMIQIGAYSEFWPDIHMTPEEGMRAHLDLQGGQPHGVLLPIHWGTFNLALHAWAEPGEWTADEGEAAGQTVATPTPGEPFEPGGALTTDRWWRPFGGTIDHPWRTPKPVETEPRPTTAPAELDLANER from the coding sequence GTGACCGGATTCCGTACGCTGAGCTCCGGGCTCCGCGCGCTGCAGCCTGATGCCTTCGGCGCGGAGCCGAGCGGCGAGCGCCTGGCGCGCATCCGCAGATCGCCCCACTTCAAGGACGGGGTCTTCCAGAACCCCGGGGGCAATACGAACGTCCGCCCGTCCGGCGGCACGATGCGCGAGATGGGGAAGTCCTACCTCGACAAGGAGCAGCGCGCCCGCCGCGCCCCCGACGGCACGCTGCCGGTGCACGCCACCACCCTCGCCGACCTGGCCAGGCCCGCCGCGACCGGACTGCGGCTGACCTGGATGGGGCACTCCAGCGTGCTCGCGGAGATCGACGGCCACCGGGTCCTCTTCGACCCGGTCTGGGGCGAGCGCTGCTCCCCCTTCCCGTTCGCCGGACCCAAGCGGCTGCACCCGGCGCCCCTGCCGATCGCCGCGCTCGGTCCGGTCGACGTCGTGGTCATCTCGCACGACCACTACGACCACCTGGACATGCCGACGATCAAGGCGCTGGCCGACACGGACACCCTGTTCGCCGTGCCGCTGGGCGTCGGCGCCCACCTGGAGCACTGGGGTGTGTCCGCCGACCGGCTGCGCGAGCTGGACTGGCACGAGGAGACCCGGGTCGGCGGCGTCACCCTGACCGCCACCCCGGCCCGGCACTTCTGCGGCCGCGGCCTGCGCAACACCCAGCACACCCTCTGGGCCTCCTGGGTGGTCGCCGGTGAGGAGCACCGGATCTACCACAGCGGCGACACCGGCTACTTCGAGGGCTTCAAGGACATCGGTGCCGCGCACGGCCCGTTCGACGCCACGATGATCCAGATCGGCGCGTACAGCGAGTTCTGGCCCGACATCCACATGACGCCCGAGGAGGGCATGCGCGCCCACCTCGACCTCCAGGGCGGGCAGCCGCACGGGGTGCTGCTGCCGATCCACTGGGGCACGTTCAATCTGGCGCTGCACGCGTGGGCCGAGCCCGGCGAGTGGACCGCGGACGAGGGTGAGGCAGCCGGCCAGACCGTGGCCACACCGACGCCGGGCGAGCCGTTCGAACCGGGCGGCGCGCTGACGACGGACCGGTGGTGGCGGCCCTTCGGGGGGACGATCGACCACCCCTGGCGGACTCCGAAGCCGGTGGAGACGGAACCGAGGCCGACGACCGCTCCGGCGGAGCTGGACCTCGCGAAC